In Streptococcus dysgalactiae subsp. dysgalactiae, the following are encoded in one genomic region:
- a CDS encoding helix-hairpin-helix domain-containing protein, with translation MAKQKNRKKALKLEMKRNGLLKKAGQVFDKAVESVGTAVDKTMTASKDLVEKGSQTISNLITPHESLSLDEFSALAVVEGIRSDLVETLYAEGIHSAQAFKEWTEKDLLALKGIGPATVKKLVENGASLKK, from the coding sequence GTGGCAAAACAAAAAAATCGTAAAAAAGCACTGAAGTTAGAAATGAAGCGCAATGGCTTGTTAAAAAAAGCAGGTCAAGTTTTTGATAAAGCAGTTGAAAGTGTGGGAACAGCTGTGGACAAGACGATGACAGCCAGCAAGGACCTTGTGGAAAAAGGAAGCCAAACCATTAGCAACCTAATCACTCCTCATGAAAGCCTCTCTCTAGATGAGTTTTCCGCCTTAGCAGTCGTGGAAGGGATTCGCTCAGATCTTGTGGAAACCTTATATGCAGAAGGCATTCATTCAGCGCAAGCTTTTAAGGAGTGGACGGAAAAAGACCTTCTTGCTCTTAAAGGTATTGGTCCAGCAACGGTTAAAAAATTGGTCGAAAATGGCGCAAGCTTAAAAAAATAG
- a CDS encoding MarR family winged helix-turn-helix transcriptional regulator, translating to MPNHHIGILIKMASLAFDRTANQLLTDADLTPSQFKILKYLSTHQNQLTRQIDLETFFKMSNPTVTGLLQNLEKKGMIERHPHPQDKRCNIIRLSEAASLKADDYLQKSKVIEEQFTQALSEADRSQLRQLLQTLIDHNPQQKH from the coding sequence ATGCCTAATCATCATATTGGTATTTTAATCAAGATGGCCAGTCTAGCTTTTGACCGTACTGCCAATCAGCTACTAACCGATGCTGACTTAACACCAAGTCAATTTAAAATTCTTAAATACCTAAGCACTCACCAAAATCAGTTAACCAGGCAGATTGATTTGGAAACCTTCTTTAAAATGTCCAACCCAACCGTTACTGGGTTATTACAGAATCTAGAGAAAAAAGGGATGATTGAACGACACCCTCATCCTCAAGATAAACGTTGCAATATCATTAGATTGAGTGAGGCAGCTAGCTTGAAAGCTGATGATTATTTGCAAAAAAGCAAAGTCATTGAAGAGCAGTTTACCCAAGCACTGTCTGAAGCAGATCGGTCTCAGCTCAGACAACTGCTACAAACTCTCATTGATCACAACCCTCAACAAAAGCATTGA
- a CDS encoding VOC family protein has protein sequence MLHHVEVYVSNLAKSREFYEPLLIKLGYYPYQEWEDGFSFKKSEHYIVFVQIPAEFLEVGYHRCRIGLNHLAFYGGSRKQVDQLRKDLITRSVNLLYEDRYPYAGGENHYALYFEDPDGIKIEVVGN, from the coding sequence ATGTTACATCATGTTGAGGTTTATGTATCTAACTTAGCAAAGTCACGTGAATTTTATGAACCACTTTTGATTAAACTAGGCTATTATCCCTATCAAGAATGGGAGGATGGATTCTCTTTCAAAAAGTCAGAACACTACATCGTTTTTGTCCAAATACCAGCTGAGTTCCTTGAAGTAGGCTACCATCGTTGCCGAATAGGCCTCAATCACCTAGCTTTTTATGGTGGCAGTCGTAAACAAGTTGACCAACTGAGAAAAGACTTGATTACTAGAAGTGTCAATCTCCTCTATGAAGACCGCTATCCCTACGCAGGAGGAGAGAATCACTACGCTCTCTATTTTGAAGACCCGGATGGAATCAAAATAGAGGTGGTTGGGAATTGA
- a CDS encoding IS3 family transposase (programmed frameshift), which produces MKLSYEDKIEIYRLRQSGWTWPKISQTFNMSKYNLQYMVRLIDIHGLESVCKRKNRYYSPELKQEIINEVLMKGRSQLEVSLDYGLPNKGMLPNWIAQYKKNGYTILEKSRGRPVKMGRKPKRKLEEMTELERLQYDNEYLRAENAVPKKVERTPIEGRSKAQRATEIIQGLINVFDLRILLNILKLSRSTYYYQVKRLTQGDNNKELKEAIQDIYSENKGRYGYRRIHLELKNRGYKVNHKKVQRLMTELGLKARIRAKRRYNSYKGEVGKKADNLIKRQFKATQPLKKCYTDVTEFSIPASDQKLYLSPVLDGFNSEIIAYHLSTSPNLQQLKTMLSEAFPEQTYQGTILHSDQGWQYQHTYYHHFLEVHGMRPSMSRKGNSLDNGMMESFFGTLKTEMFYGFEKEFTSLETLKTAISEYINYYNTKRIKLTLKGLSPVQYRTQSLT; this is translated from the exons ATGAAATTAAGTTATGAAGATAAAATTGAAATCTATCGCTTACGACAATCTGGTTGGACATGGCCTAAAATCAGTCAAACATTTAATATGAGTAAGTATAACCTTCAATACATGGTCCGCCTTATTGATATACACGGATTGGAAAGTGTTTGTAAAAGGAAAAATAGGTATTATTCTCCTGAACTAAAGCAGGAAATCATAAACGAAGTTCTGATGAAAGGTAGGTCTCAGCTAGAGGTTTCTCTAGATTATGGATTACCAAACAAGGGAATGCTTCCTAATTGGATAGCGCAATACAAGAAAAACGGGTATACTATTCTTGAGAAATCAAGAGGGAGACCTGTAAAGATGGGACGCAAACCAAAGAGAAAACTTGAAGAAATGACTGAATTAGAGCGTCTTCAATATGATAATGAGTACCTTAGAGCGGAGAATGCCGTAC CTAAAAAAGTTGAGAGAACTCCGATTGAGGGTCGAAGCAAGGCTCAAAGAGCAACAGAAATCATTCAAGGACTAATCAATGTATTTGATTTAAGAATCCTACTTAATATTTTGAAGCTGTCTCGATCAACCTACTATTATCAGGTTAAACGTCTAACTCAGGGAGATAACAACAAAGAATTAAAAGAAGCTATTCAAGATATTTATTCTGAGAACAAAGGGAGATATGGTTACCGTAGAATTCACCTCGAACTTAAAAATCGAGGCTATAAAGTTAATCATAAGAAAGTTCAACGTTTGATGACAGAACTTGGTTTGAAAGCTAGAATCCGTGCGAAACGTCGCTATAACTCTTATAAAGGTGAGGTTGGCAAGAAAGCTGATAATCTCATTAAGCGTCAATTTAAAGCTACCCAACCACTTAAGAAGTGTTATACCGATGTCACAGAGTTTTCAATTCCTGCTAGTGATCAAAAATTGTATCTATCACCAGTTCTTGATGGCTTTAACAGTGAGATTATTGCATATCATTTATCTACCTCGCCAAACTTACAACAACTTAAAACGATGCTTTCCGAGGCTTTTCCTGAACAAACTTACCAGGGCACTATTTTACATAGTGACCAAGGATGGCAATATCAACACACTTACTACCATCATTTTCTTGAGGTGCATGGAATGAGACCGTCCATGTCGCGTAAAGGAAATAGCTTAGATAACGGCATGATGGAATCTTTTTTTGGAACATTGAAGACAGAAATGTTTTATGGGTTTGAGAAGGAATTTACTTCCCTCGAAACATTAAAAACAGCTATTTCAGAATATATCAACTACTACAACACTAAACGAATCAAACTTACATTAAAAGGACTAAGTCCTGTGCAATACAGAACTCAATCCTTAACTTAA
- a CDS encoding GNAT family N-acetyltransferase — MIVKMLEAYNGKALPKVETERLVLRQRKLEDAEAIFAFAKLAEVSYPAGFPPVKSLADEITYLQDIYPANLEKEGLPSGYGITLKGDDKVIGSIDFNHRRADDVFEIGYLLHPDYWGRGIVPEAAAALVEIGFTLLDLHKIELGCYDYNQKSQAVARKLGFTLEATLRDRKDVQGRRCGDMRFGLLRSEWEVWKSK, encoded by the coding sequence ATGATCGTTAAGATGCTAGAAGCATACAATGGCAAAGCTTTGCCCAAAGTGGAAACAGAACGGCTAGTATTACGTCAACGAAAATTGGAGGATGCCGAGGCCATATTTGCCTTTGCTAAACTGGCTGAAGTCAGTTATCCTGCTGGTTTTCCGCCTGTTAAAAGCTTAGCAGATGAAATCACTTACCTTCAAGACATTTATCCTGCCAATCTTGAAAAAGAGGGACTGCCTTCAGGATATGGCATTACCCTAAAAGGCGATGACAAAGTGATTGGTTCAATTGACTTTAATCATCGACGGGCGGATGATGTCTTTGAGATTGGCTACCTGCTCCATCCAGATTATTGGGGACGAGGGATTGTTCCAGAAGCAGCTGCCGCTCTTGTTGAAATTGGTTTTACCTTGCTTGACTTACATAAAATTGAACTAGGCTGTTATGATTACAATCAAAAAAGTCAGGCTGTTGCTCGGAAATTAGGATTTACCCTAGAAGCTACTCTTCGTGACCGTAAGGACGTTCAAGGTCGCCGCTGTGGCGACATGCGTTTTGGCTTACTAAGAAGTGAATGGGAGGTATGGAAAAGTAAATGA
- a CDS encoding AAA family ATPase, with the protein MSLIIIGAQASGKMTIGQEVAKQTGMTLFHNHDSIDFVLRFMPWSQESIALIEHIRFAFFETFAKTGQEMIFTIVIDFNDPNDVAFLEKIQAVFQSYDQEVLFVELETDVNERLKRNRTENRLKHKPLKRNIKWSEQDIQSTMAYAVFNPSEPPKTLTHYQKINNTHLIAAETAQLIIQKMTHIKEN; encoded by the coding sequence ATGAGCCTTATTATCATTGGGGCTCAAGCGTCGGGCAAGATGACCATTGGGCAAGAAGTTGCCAAGCAGACAGGTATGACCTTGTTTCATAATCACGATTCCATTGATTTTGTGTTGCGCTTTATGCCTTGGTCTCAAGAGAGCATAGCCTTGATTGAGCATATTCGTTTCGCTTTTTTTGAAACCTTTGCTAAAACAGGCCAAGAAATGATTTTCACCATCGTGATTGATTTCAATGATCCAAATGATGTGGCATTTCTTGAAAAGATTCAAGCGGTTTTTCAGTCTTATGACCAAGAGGTTCTCTTTGTCGAATTGGAAACAGATGTCAATGAACGCCTCAAGCGCAATCGCACAGAAAATCGTCTCAAACATAAACCACTTAAACGAAACATTAAGTGGTCAGAGCAAGATATTCAGTCAACGATGGCATATGCTGTTTTCAATCCTTCAGAACCACCCAAAACGCTCACTCATTACCAGAAAATCAATAATACTCATCTCATCGCTGCTGAAACAGCGCAGCTTATTATCCAAAAAATGACTCATATCAAGGAGAACTAA
- a CDS encoding DUF5655 domain-containing protein, giving the protein MTVFQIKAQQLEHLEELPFKLERELQLLFEENLEKITALEFISSEFVIQNQRIDTLAFDLENQAFVIIEYKRSTNYSVLDQGVSYLNTLLRYKADFVLEYQEKTGKILPKKSIDWSQSKIVFVSPQFTSFQKQAIDFKDLPIELWEVKRFETNIVVINGIKKSVNAPSIKTSVKGNSSDLSLVTKEVKTYSEDDLLANRSEVIQELYDSYKQAILQLIVDCEIVPKKFYIAFKKDNHNIIDIEVQHKQLKLFINAKMGQIDDAKGVTRNVSQIGHYGNGDYEIKVTDTRNLEYIMSLIKQVL; this is encoded by the coding sequence ATGACTGTTTTTCAGATAAAAGCACAGCAATTAGAACATTTAGAGGAGTTACCTTTTAAGCTAGAACGCGAACTTCAGTTATTATTTGAGGAAAATTTGGAAAAGATAACAGCTCTAGAGTTTATTTCATCTGAGTTTGTTATTCAAAATCAGCGGATAGATACTTTGGCCTTTGATTTAGAAAATCAAGCCTTTGTTATTATTGAATATAAACGCTCAACAAATTATAGTGTTTTAGATCAAGGAGTTTCCTACCTTAACACACTATTAAGGTACAAAGCTGACTTTGTTTTAGAGTATCAAGAAAAAACAGGGAAAATTTTACCTAAAAAGTCAATTGATTGGTCACAAAGTAAGATTGTCTTTGTTTCACCTCAATTTACTTCTTTCCAAAAACAAGCTATTGATTTTAAAGATCTTCCAATTGAACTATGGGAAGTTAAGCGCTTTGAAACTAATATTGTCGTTATCAATGGGATTAAAAAATCAGTCAATGCACCTAGTATAAAAACATCTGTTAAGGGAAATTCTTCAGATCTTTCGCTTGTTACTAAAGAGGTGAAAACTTATTCAGAAGACGATCTGTTGGCTAATAGATCTGAAGTAATTCAAGAATTGTATGATTCTTATAAACAAGCTATTTTACAGTTAATAGTAGATTGTGAAATTGTACCTAAAAAATTTTATATCGCCTTTAAAAAGGATAATCATAATATTATTGATATCGAAGTTCAACATAAACAACTAAAGCTATTCATCAATGCTAAAATGGGTCAAATTGATGATGCAAAGGGAGTGACTAGAAATGTTTCACAAATTGGTCATTATGGAAATGGTGACTATGAAATTAAGGTCACAGATACTAGAAATTTAGAATATATTATGAGTCTTATTAAGCAAGTACTATAG
- a CDS encoding MATE family efflux transporter gives MQTNKLQTAPIPKLLATMAMPAIIANLVNSLYNIVDQIFIGHGVGYLGNAATSVAFPLTIICLAFGLTLGLGGASNFNLSLGRGQKERAAHVIGNAIFLSLALGILIGAVIILFLKPLLILFGATDATLAYAIDYTGITAFGIPFLMFTMSLNPLVRADGSPIYSMMAIVVGAILNTILDPIFIFGFQWGIKGAAFATLISQILSALFLGLYFRRFKSIHLKSSDFRLDRAVIKSIVSVGSSSFIFQSSTMLIQIVTNNMLRKYGAESIYGSDIAIAVAGIVMKINSLFIAVIIGLVQGAQPIVGFNYGARQLERVKETTALMLKTAIVISLVAFLAFELFPKPFLTLFGHGSALYFQFGIKYVRVFLFFVILNGVQIASTTFFQAIGKASIGAFLSLTKQVIFLLPLLFILPHFFGVEGVMFAGPISDAIAFITALTFLKREFKRMPHDLRVTR, from the coding sequence ATGCAAACCAATAAATTACAAACAGCTCCTATTCCAAAATTACTAGCCACTATGGCTATGCCAGCGATTATCGCCAACCTCGTTAACTCCCTCTATAATATTGTAGACCAGATTTTCATTGGACACGGAGTTGGGTATTTAGGAAATGCAGCAACTAGCGTCGCCTTCCCCCTTACGATTATCTGTTTAGCCTTCGGCTTAACCCTTGGTTTAGGAGGGGCCTCTAATTTTAATTTGTCTTTAGGCCGTGGGCAAAAAGAACGAGCAGCTCATGTTATCGGAAATGCTATTTTCCTATCATTGGCCCTCGGAATACTCATTGGTGCAGTGATTATCCTATTTTTAAAGCCTCTACTTATTTTATTTGGGGCTACTGATGCAACCTTGGCTTATGCCATTGATTACACTGGTATCACAGCATTCGGGATTCCTTTTTTAATGTTTACCATGAGCCTCAATCCCTTGGTCAGAGCGGATGGCAGCCCAATTTATTCGATGATGGCCATTGTGGTTGGGGCCATCTTAAATACGATTTTAGACCCTATCTTTATTTTTGGCTTTCAATGGGGAATTAAGGGGGCAGCATTTGCAACCTTAATTAGTCAAATTCTTTCTGCCCTCTTTTTAGGCCTTTACTTTAGACGATTCAAATCCATTCACCTCAAAAGTAGTGACTTTAGGTTGGACCGTGCTGTGATTAAAAGCATTGTCAGCGTTGGCTCTTCATCTTTTATATTTCAATCGTCCACCATGTTGATTCAAATTGTCACTAACAATATGTTGCGTAAATATGGTGCCGAATCCATTTATGGTAGTGATATTGCCATTGCTGTCGCTGGGATTGTTATGAAAATTAATTCGCTTTTTATTGCGGTTATTATCGGACTGGTTCAAGGCGCTCAGCCAATCGTTGGGTTTAACTATGGGGCACGTCAGTTAGAGCGCGTTAAGGAGACCACTGCTCTGATGCTAAAAACAGCTATTGTCATTTCTCTGGTTGCCTTTTTAGCCTTTGAACTCTTCCCTAAACCTTTCTTGACCTTATTTGGTCATGGCTCTGCCCTTTATTTCCAGTTTGGTATCAAATATGTCCGCGTTTTCCTCTTTTTTGTCATTCTGAATGGGGTTCAAATCGCATCCACAACCTTTTTCCAAGCTATTGGTAAAGCCAGCATTGGCGCCTTCTTGTCTCTAACCAAACAAGTTATCTTTCTCTTACCTCTCTTATTTATCCTACCACATTTCTTTGGCGTAGAGGGCGTGATGTTTGCTGGGCCGATTTCGGATGCTATTGCTTTTATCACTGCTTTAACTTTCCTCAAACGGGAATTTAAACGCATGCCCCACGATTTACGGGTAACGCGTTAA
- a CDS encoding helicase-related protein — MLSNFWGAVQNSVLTIFNTKKTVNSCYTMLKDMTDRPVYQLSTNMCAQHRLDLIAKVKTELQNNIPIICISTQLIEAGVDVDFHRVIRSYSGIDSIVQAAGRCNREGKRDKGQVTLVNLTNEEENISRLTEIKAKKEATESILHKIGSPIDISTLNRDFFEYYYANNQGLMDYPLEDDISIYDYLSLNTYQTVNKKFKGKLKQAFKTAGAKMNLINNDMIGILVSYGEAEKKLAYLEELGASHFLSAEDYQTIKSLLKDLQPFTVNVRENDPLLEATKSYLNGQILVLTSEYYDTERGVKYDSDNFRL; from the coding sequence TTGTTGTCTAACTTTTGGGGTGCAGTTCAAAACTCAGTTCTTACTATTTTTAACACGAAAAAAACGGTTAATAGCTGCTATACTATGCTAAAAGACATGACTGATAGACCGGTCTATCAGCTTTCGACGAATATGTGTGCGCAGCATAGGCTTGACTTGATTGCTAAGGTCAAAACGGAGTTACAAAATAATATCCCTATTATTTGTATTAGCACACAATTAATTGAAGCAGGTGTAGATGTTGATTTTCATCGCGTCATTCGTTCCTATTCAGGAATTGATTCTATTGTTCAAGCTGCTGGACGATGTAATCGAGAAGGCAAACGAGATAAAGGTCAAGTTACTCTTGTCAATCTGACCAATGAAGAGGAAAATATTTCTAGGCTGACAGAAATAAAAGCTAAAAAAGAAGCCACAGAATCTATTCTTCATAAGATCGGGTCTCCAATTGATATCTCAACTTTAAACCGTGACTTTTTTGAGTATTATTATGCCAATAATCAAGGACTGATGGATTATCCTTTGGAAGACGACATATCAATCTACGACTATTTAAGCCTTAATACTTATCAGACGGTAAATAAAAAGTTCAAAGGTAAGTTAAAACAAGCTTTTAAAACAGCAGGAGCCAAAATGAACCTCATCAATAATGACATGATAGGAATTCTTGTATCTTATGGAGAAGCTGAGAAAAAATTGGCTTATTTAGAAGAATTAGGTGCGTCACATTTTTTATCAGCAGAAGATTATCAAACGATAAAATCATTACTAAAAGACTTACAACCTTTCACGGTTAATGTCCGCGAGAACGATCCTCTCCTTGAGGCAACAAAATCTTATCTAAATGGTCAGATTCTGGTTTTGACGTCGGAGTATTATGACACAGAAAGAGGAGTTAAATACGACTCAGATAATTTTCGCTTATAA
- a CDS encoding valine--tRNA ligase has protein sequence MSKELSPKYNPAEVEAGRYQKWLDADVFKPSGDQKAKPYSIVIPPPNVTGKLHLGHAWDTTLQDIIIRQKRMQGFDTLWLPGMDHAGIATQAKVEERLRGQGITRYDLGREKFLDKVWEWKDEYATTIKEQWGKMGLSVDYSRERFTLDEGLSKAVRKVFVDLYKKGWIYRGEFIINWDPAARTALSDIEVIHKDVEGAFYHMNYMLEDGSRALQVATTRPETMFGDVAVAVNPEDPRYKDLIGKHVILPIVNKLIPIVGDEHADPEFGTGVVKITPAHDPNDFEVGQRHNLPQVNVMNDDGTMNELAGDFVGMDRFEARKATVAKLEELGALVNIEKRVHSVGHSERSGAVVEPRLSTQWFVKMDELAKQAMDNQETDDRVDFYPPRFNDTFLQWMENVHDWVISRQLWWGHQIPAWYNAEGEIYVGEEAPEGDGWTQDEDVLDTWFSSALWPFSTMGWPDTDSEDFKRYFPTSTLVTGYDIIFFWVSRMIFQSLEFTGRQPFQNVLIHGLIRDEEGRKMSKSLGNGIDPMDVIEKYGADALRWFLSNGSAPGQDVRFSYEKMDASWNFINKIWNISRYILMNNEGLILEEAESNVAKVAASEAGNVTDQWILHNLNETIAKVTENFDKFEFGVAGHILYNFIWEEFANWYVELTKEVLYSDNEAEKVITRSVLLYTLDKILRLLHPIMPFVTEEIYAQYAQSSIVTAAYPTVTPAFENEAAHKGVESLKDLIRAVRNARAEVNVAPSKPITILVKTADSELEDFFNDNINYIKRFTNPEKLEISSAIAAPELAMTSIITGAEIYLPLADLLNVEEELARLDKELAKWQKELDMVGKKLGNERFVANAKPEVVQKEKDKQADYQAKYDATQERIVEMQKLVG, from the coding sequence ATGTCAAAAGAACTATCACCTAAATACAATCCTGCCGAGGTTGAGGCGGGTCGTTATCAAAAATGGCTTGATGCAGATGTTTTCAAGCCATCAGGAGACCAAAAAGCAAAACCATATTCTATCGTGATTCCACCGCCAAATGTGACTGGTAAGTTGCACTTGGGACACGCTTGGGACACAACGCTTCAAGATATTATCATTCGTCAAAAACGCATGCAGGGCTTTGATACGCTTTGGTTGCCAGGGATGGACCATGCAGGGATTGCGACACAGGCTAAAGTCGAAGAACGCTTGCGTGGTCAAGGCATCACCCGTTATGACTTGGGTCGTGAAAAATTCCTAGACAAGGTTTGGGAATGGAAAGACGAATATGCCACTACGATTAAAGAACAGTGGGGCAAAATGGGTCTTTCTGTGGACTACAGCCGTGAACGTTTCACACTAGATGAGGGCTTGTCAAAAGCAGTTCGCAAGGTTTTCGTTGACCTCTACAAAAAAGGCTGGATTTACCGTGGTGAATTCATCATCAACTGGGACCCAGCTGCCAGAACTGCCCTATCCGACATCGAGGTTATCCACAAGGATGTGGAAGGGGCTTTCTACCACATGAACTACATGTTGGAAGATGGCTCACGCGCCCTTCAAGTGGCAACAACGCGACCAGAAACCATGTTTGGAGACGTTGCCGTTGCCGTAAACCCAGAAGACCCTCGTTACAAAGATTTGATTGGTAAACATGTTATTTTACCAATCGTGAATAAATTGATTCCAATCGTGGGTGACGAGCATGCGGATCCTGAATTTGGGACTGGGGTAGTTAAAATCACGCCTGCTCATGACCCTAATGACTTTGAGGTTGGTCAACGCCATAATCTACCACAAGTCAATGTCATGAACGATGATGGAACCATGAATGAGTTAGCTGGCGACTTTGTAGGCATGGACCGTTTTGAAGCTCGTAAAGCTACCGTTGCTAAACTTGAAGAACTTGGTGCCCTAGTAAACATCGAAAAACGTGTTCACTCAGTAGGTCACTCAGAACGTTCTGGTGCAGTCGTTGAGCCTCGTCTATCCACTCAATGGTTTGTAAAAATGGATGAGCTTGCTAAACAAGCTATGGACAACCAAGAAACAGATGACCGAGTAGATTTCTACCCACCACGTTTCAACGATACCTTCCTTCAATGGATGGAAAATGTCCATGACTGGGTAATCTCGCGTCAGCTTTGGTGGGGTCACCAAATTCCTGCTTGGTACAATGCAGAAGGTGAGATTTACGTTGGCGAAGAAGCACCAGAAGGTGATGGCTGGACTCAAGATGAAGATGTTCTTGACACTTGGTTCTCATCTGCTTTATGGCCGTTCTCAACCATGGGATGGCCTGATACAGATTCAGAAGATTTCAAACGTTATTTCCCAACGTCAACCTTAGTAACAGGTTATGATATCATTTTCTTCTGGGTGTCACGTATGATTTTCCAATCGCTTGAATTTACAGGGCGTCAGCCATTCCAAAATGTCCTCATTCACGGTCTTATTCGTGACGAAGAAGGACGCAAAATGTCTAAATCATTGGGGAACGGGATTGATCCGATGGATGTTATTGAGAAATACGGTGCGGATGCCCTCCGTTGGTTCTTGTCAAACGGCTCTGCGCCAGGTCAGGATGTTCGTTTCAGCTATGAAAAAATGGACGCCTCTTGGAATTTCATCAACAAGATTTGGAACATTTCTCGCTATATCCTCATGAATAATGAAGGGTTGATCTTGGAAGAAGCTGAAAGTAATGTGGCTAAGGTAGCTGCCTCAGAAGCTGGAAATGTGACTGACCAGTGGATTCTCCACAACCTCAATGAAACAATCGCTAAAGTTACGGAAAACTTTGACAAGTTCGAGTTTGGTGTGGCAGGACACATTCTTTACAATTTTATCTGGGAAGAATTTGCTAACTGGTATGTGGAATTGACCAAGGAAGTGCTGTATAGCGACAACGAAGCTGAGAAAGTTATCACGCGCTCTGTCCTTCTTTATACTTTAGACAAAATCTTGCGTCTCCTTCACCCAATCATGCCATTTGTAACCGAAGAAATCTATGCCCAATATGCCCAAAGTTCGATTGTGACCGCAGCATACCCTACAGTTACTCCTGCTTTTGAAAATGAGGCTGCGCATAAAGGTGTGGAAAGTCTGAAGGATCTTATCCGTGCTGTACGAAATGCGCGTGCAGAAGTAAACGTGGCGCCATCAAAACCAATTACCATTTTGGTGAAGACAGCAGATAGTGAGTTGGAAGATTTCTTCAATGATAATATCAACTACATCAAACGCTTCACCAATCCTGAAAAATTAGAAATCAGCTCAGCCATTGCTGCGCCAGAACTGGCTATGACCAGCATCATCACAGGTGCTGAAATCTACTTGCCACTAGCAGATTTGCTTAACGTGGAAGAAGAACTCGCTCGCCTAGATAAAGAACTGGCTAAATGGCAAAAAGAACTGGACATGGTCGGCAAAAAACTCGGCAACGAACGCTTCGTCGCCAACGCCAAACCAGAAGTTGTCCAAAAAGAAAAAGATAAACAAGCCGACTACCAAGCTAAATACGACGCCACCCAAGAACGGATTGTGGAGATGCAGAAGTTGGTGGGGTAA
- a CDS encoding DUF1912 family protein: MSYEAEFLRDFEDWVKTQIQVNQLAMTTSQQVAQEDGDERAKDAFIRYESKLDAYKFLLGKFDNYKNGKAFHDIPDDLFGARHY; encoded by the coding sequence ATGTCTTATGAAGCAGAATTTTTAAGAGATTTTGAAGACTGGGTTAAAACTCAGATTCAAGTCAATCAGCTAGCCATGACCACCAGTCAACAGGTAGCTCAAGAAGATGGCGATGAGAGAGCTAAAGACGCCTTTATTCGCTACGAAAGCAAATTAGATGCCTACAAATTTTTACTAGGTAAATTTGACAATTATAAAAATGGCAAAGCCTTTCATGATATTCCGGATGATTTATTTGGAGCAAGGCATTATTAA